A window of the Streptomyces griseochromogenes genome harbors these coding sequences:
- a CDS encoding acyl carrier protein produces the protein MSEFSIDDLKRILRKAAGEDETTSLDGDILDLSFQDLGYDSLARMEAVSLTEREYGISLSEEEMDAITTPGEFMAFVNGRISAAA, from the coding sequence ATGAGTGAGTTCAGCATCGACGACCTGAAGCGGATACTGCGCAAGGCCGCGGGTGAGGACGAGACGACCAGCCTTGACGGGGACATCCTCGACCTGTCTTTCCAGGACCTCGGCTATGACTCCCTGGCCCGGATGGAGGCGGTCAGCCTCACCGAGCGTGAATACGGCATCTCCCTGTCCGAGGAGGAGATGGACGCGATCACCACCCCCGGCGAGTTCATGGCCTTTGTAAACGGCAGGATCTCCGCCGCCGCTTGA
- a CDS encoding ketosynthase chain-length factor — protein MTAVITGIGVCAPNGLGTEEFWKRTLDGTNAIGPIARFDASSYPVRLAGEISGFDPAAHLPGRLLPQTDRMTQFALTATDWAMEDAGAGAGTEGFDPFDRGVVTASSAGGFEFGQRELEALWSRGPEHVSVYQSFAWFYAVNTGQISIRRNMRGPTGVIVTEQAGGLDVLGQARRHVRRGTGMVVSGGMESPLSPWAVAAQIPSGRLSRRTDPDRAYQPFDERASGHVIGEGGAILIVEDADKARERGAAQVYGEIAGYCATFDPPQATGRGPRLEAAVSGALADAGIRADEVDVVFADAAGVPDLDRAEATALAAVFGPRGVPVTAPKTMTGRLSSGGAPLDVAAALLSIRDGIIPPTVNVTREAFRHELDLVREPRQGAVSTALIVARGYGGFNAALVVRSVA, from the coding sequence ATGACCGCGGTCATCACCGGAATCGGTGTGTGCGCGCCCAATGGGCTAGGCACCGAGGAATTCTGGAAGAGAACGCTCGACGGGACGAACGCGATCGGACCGATCGCACGGTTCGATGCGTCCTCCTACCCCGTCCGACTCGCCGGTGAGATAAGCGGGTTCGACCCTGCCGCGCACCTTCCCGGGCGACTGCTTCCGCAGACCGACAGGATGACTCAGTTCGCGCTCACGGCCACGGACTGGGCGATGGAGGACGCCGGCGCCGGCGCCGGTACCGAGGGATTCGACCCATTCGACCGCGGCGTGGTCACGGCCAGCTCCGCGGGCGGCTTCGAATTCGGCCAGCGCGAGCTGGAGGCGCTCTGGTCGCGCGGCCCCGAGCATGTCAGCGTCTACCAGTCGTTCGCCTGGTTCTACGCGGTGAACACCGGCCAGATCTCCATTCGCCGGAACATGCGCGGCCCGACGGGTGTCATCGTCACCGAGCAGGCCGGCGGGCTCGACGTACTCGGCCAGGCCCGCAGGCATGTGCGCCGGGGTACGGGCATGGTGGTGTCGGGCGGGATGGAGTCACCGCTGTCGCCCTGGGCGGTGGCGGCACAGATCCCGAGCGGCAGGCTCAGCCGGCGGACCGACCCGGACCGGGCGTACCAGCCCTTCGACGAGCGGGCGAGCGGCCATGTGATCGGCGAGGGCGGCGCGATCCTGATCGTCGAGGACGCGGACAAGGCCAGGGAGCGGGGCGCCGCTCAGGTTTACGGAGAGATCGCCGGCTACTGCGCCACCTTCGATCCCCCGCAGGCCACCGGTCGTGGGCCGCGTCTGGAGGCGGCCGTGTCGGGCGCGCTGGCTGACGCGGGGATCCGCGCCGACGAGGTCGACGTCGTCTTCGCCGACGCGGCCGGGGTCCCGGACCTCGACCGGGCCGAGGCCACAGCACTGGCCGCCGTCTTCGGGCCGCGCGGGGTTCCGGTCACCGCGCCCAAGACCATGACCGGACGGCTGAGTTCCGGTGGTGCGCCGCTCGATGTAGCCGCTGCGCTGCTGTCGATCCGCGACGGAATCATCCCGCCGACCGTCAACGTGACGCGCGAAGCCTTCCGCCACGAGCTCGATCTGGTCCGGGAGCCCCGGCAGGGCGCAGTGTCCACCGCCTTGATCGTCGCACGCGGCTACGGCGGGTTCAACGCCGCGCTGGTCGTCCGCTCGGTGGCGTAG
- a CDS encoding response regulator transcription factor, which produces MIRVLLAEDQGMMLGAIAQLLDLETDIEVVAQVGTGAEVVDAARASDPHIAVLDIEMPVRTGLEAAEDLRRLVPGCRVLIVTTFAGPGYCRRALDAGARGFLAKDGPVAELAHAIRRVHAGEQVVDPLLAAAALSAGSSPLTTREREVLAAAADGAPVMALAKRLHLSESTIRNHLSSATQKIGVRNRMEAVNKAKQNGWL; this is translated from the coding sequence GTGATCCGGGTTCTGCTGGCCGAGGACCAAGGGATGATGCTGGGCGCGATCGCGCAACTGCTCGACCTTGAAACGGACATCGAGGTCGTGGCCCAGGTGGGCACCGGTGCCGAGGTCGTTGACGCGGCCCGCGCGTCCGACCCGCACATCGCGGTCCTCGACATCGAGATGCCTGTGCGGACCGGCCTGGAAGCCGCCGAAGACCTGCGGCGCCTGGTGCCGGGATGCCGGGTGCTGATCGTCACCACCTTCGCCGGGCCGGGCTACTGCCGGCGAGCCCTGGACGCGGGCGCCCGAGGATTCCTGGCCAAGGACGGGCCCGTGGCGGAGCTCGCCCACGCGATCCGGCGCGTACACGCGGGGGAGCAGGTCGTCGATCCGCTCCTCGCGGCGGCCGCGCTCAGCGCGGGGTCGAGCCCCCTGACCACCCGGGAGCGGGAAGTACTCGCGGCCGCGGCGGACGGCGCTCCCGTCATGGCCCTCGCGAAGCGCTTGCACCTCTCGGAGAGCACGATCCGTAATCACCTCTCGTCGGCCACTCAGAAGATCGGTGTGCGCAACCGTATGGAGGCC
- a CDS encoding ABC transporter permease, with translation MLLGYLRLELRRTVRDSGFLIMSLIAPVALYLLFSHLGGGPSSHDEQVRNMAGMAGFGALGAVMNSLGGVSEDKRAGWLRQLRLTPLPPVTVVLGRAITSMTLALPPVLAVTLLGGLVNGVHLSAAEWAGTVGVLWVGIAPISMLAIGCGYLLDGAKAQSMGLVSYLLLSVVGGLLIDVKNFPHWLGQVSGWTPINRYKQLVSDLALGHALSTTALAILLVWSVALAVFAAFGYRRGTTA, from the coding sequence ATGTTGCTCGGCTACCTGCGCCTTGAGCTGCGCCGCACCGTCCGCGACAGCGGCTTCCTCATCATGTCCCTGATCGCCCCCGTGGCGCTCTATCTGCTCTTCAGCCACCTGGGCGGCGGTCCTTCCAGCCACGACGAGCAGGTCCGGAACATGGCCGGTATGGCCGGCTTCGGCGCCCTGGGCGCGGTGATGAACAGCCTCGGCGGCGTCTCGGAGGACAAACGGGCCGGCTGGCTGCGCCAGCTCCGGCTCACCCCCCTCCCCCCGGTGACGGTGGTGCTCGGCCGCGCGATCACCTCGATGACCCTGGCCCTGCCGCCCGTCCTCGCCGTCACCCTGCTCGGCGGACTGGTCAACGGCGTGCATCTCAGCGCCGCCGAATGGGCGGGGACCGTCGGTGTCCTGTGGGTGGGCATCGCCCCCATCTCGATGCTGGCGATCGGCTGTGGCTATCTGCTGGACGGCGCCAAGGCACAGTCCATGGGCCTCGTCTCCTACCTGCTCCTGTCGGTGGTCGGCGGCTTGCTCATCGACGTCAAGAACTTCCCGCACTGGCTGGGACAGGTTTCGGGGTGGACACCGATCAACCGCTACAAGCAGTTGGTGTCGGACCTGGCCCTCGGCCACGCGCTGAGCACCACCGCCCTGGCGATCCTGCTCGTCTGGAGCGTGGCCCTGGCCGTCTTCGCCGCCTTCGGCTACCGACGGGGCACCACCGCCTGA
- a CDS encoding sensor histidine kinase — MHKAPTIFYPVLVIAAGALSDIVGGRDTPTWEAAAGLLSFCALYLFSLWTAFSDRCGRLLVITPAVVLTALTLTLALRFGAGMVWLFSLLAVVWSAVASWRHLLHPPLVIGLVSFVAGVTAVYADGEVGDAIVISYSTLLSGVIVTIIVRLFSTVMELRQAQEELAHSAVAEERLRFARDLHDLLGHSISLIVVKAEAVRRFAECDPSTVKRHAQDIEAVGRTSLEEIREAISGYRERDLNSELKGAKLALTDAGIETEIVHDGPPLPVQADALLGWVVREGVTNVIRHSEARHCEISVRHRPEGVELEIRNDGPRTKPPAAENDGGAPGHGLLGLAERLSAAGGALATAPGVDGGFRLTATLSVARRSEVRVGTQ; from the coding sequence ATGCACAAGGCGCCGACCATCTTCTACCCCGTGCTCGTCATCGCCGCCGGCGCCCTCTCCGACATCGTCGGGGGACGTGACACACCGACCTGGGAGGCCGCTGCCGGACTCCTGTCGTTCTGCGCCCTCTATCTCTTCTCCCTCTGGACGGCGTTCAGCGACCGGTGCGGGCGCCTGCTGGTGATCACCCCGGCAGTGGTCCTCACCGCCCTCACCCTGACGCTGGCCCTCCGCTTCGGCGCGGGAATGGTCTGGCTGTTCTCCCTGTTGGCGGTGGTGTGGAGCGCTGTGGCGAGCTGGCGGCATCTGCTGCACCCACCACTTGTGATCGGCTTGGTCTCCTTCGTGGCCGGCGTGACCGCCGTCTATGCCGACGGCGAGGTGGGTGACGCGATCGTCATCAGCTACAGCACCCTGCTCTCCGGCGTGATCGTGACCATCATCGTGCGCCTCTTCTCCACGGTGATGGAGCTGCGCCAGGCCCAGGAGGAGCTGGCCCACTCGGCGGTCGCGGAGGAGAGGCTGCGGTTCGCCCGCGACCTGCATGATCTACTCGGACACTCGATCTCTCTCATCGTCGTCAAGGCCGAGGCGGTGCGCAGGTTCGCCGAGTGCGACCCATCCACCGTCAAGCGTCACGCCCAGGATATCGAGGCCGTGGGCCGCACCTCGCTGGAGGAGATCCGCGAGGCGATATCCGGCTACCGGGAACGGGACCTCAACTCCGAGCTGAAAGGCGCCAAGTTGGCGCTGACCGACGCGGGGATAGAGACGGAGATCGTCCACGACGGTCCGCCGCTGCCGGTCCAGGCCGACGCGTTGCTCGGGTGGGTGGTGAGAGAAGGTGTCACCAACGTCATCCGGCACAGTGAAGCCCGGCACTGCGAGATCTCCGTGCGGCACCGCCCCGAGGGCGTCGAGCTGGAGATACGTAACGACGGCCCCCGTACGAAACCGCCCGCCGCTGAGAACGACGGCGGAGCACCCGGCCATGGTCTACTGGGGCTCGCGGAGCGGTTGTCGGCGGCGGGCGGCGCGCTGGCCACGGCACCGGGGGTGGACGGGGGATTCCGCCTGACGGCCACGCTGTCCGTTGCCCGGAGGAGTGAAGTGAGGGTGGGTACCCAGTGA
- a CDS encoding ABC transporter ATP-binding protein produces the protein MTQTSTYSRAPQRTGSAVSFASVTKTYGNVHAVNGLDLEIGRGETVALLGPNGAGKSTTINMMLGLLPHDGGEIRLFGNEPGRAVREGKIGAMLQEGGLIPRVTIQELINFVRGTYEAPLPLGEILETAQLTKLATRRVDKLSGGQAQRVRFALALAGNPDLIVLDEPTAALDIQSRRDLWTTMAAYAARGNTLLFSTHYMEEADEYAKRIVVIAQGKVLADGTGAELKRSMGGKIVSIDLGDTSADGFATLPGVTEVEVRGARIHLTTSDADLTVTTLARTGHLRNVEVSGGGLEEAFLALTSGLNADHQRSGS, from the coding sequence ATGACGCAAACAAGTACGTATTCCAGAGCGCCACAGAGGACGGGCTCTGCGGTGAGCTTCGCGAGCGTGACGAAGACCTATGGGAACGTCCACGCCGTCAACGGGCTCGACCTGGAGATCGGACGCGGGGAGACGGTGGCACTCCTCGGCCCGAACGGAGCCGGCAAGTCCACCACCATCAACATGATGCTCGGCCTGCTTCCGCACGACGGCGGCGAGATCCGGCTCTTCGGCAACGAGCCCGGACGCGCCGTCCGGGAGGGGAAGATCGGCGCGATGCTCCAGGAGGGCGGGCTGATCCCCCGGGTCACCATCCAGGAGCTCATCAACTTCGTGCGCGGCACCTACGAGGCTCCGCTGCCCCTGGGTGAGATCCTGGAGACCGCCCAGCTCACCAAGCTCGCCACCCGGCGTGTCGACAAGCTCTCGGGCGGCCAGGCCCAGCGCGTCCGCTTCGCCCTCGCTCTGGCCGGCAACCCCGACCTGATCGTGCTCGACGAGCCCACGGCCGCGCTCGACATCCAGTCGCGCCGGGACCTCTGGACGACGATGGCGGCCTACGCCGCACGCGGCAACACCCTGCTCTTCTCCACCCATTACATGGAGGAGGCCGACGAATACGCCAAGCGCATCGTCGTCATCGCCCAGGGCAAGGTACTGGCCGACGGCACCGGAGCGGAGCTCAAGCGGAGCATGGGCGGCAAGATCGTGAGTATCGACCTCGGCGACACCAGCGCCGACGGCTTCGCGACGCTGCCGGGTGTCACCGAGGTGGAGGTCCGCGGCGCGCGGATCCATCTGACCACGTCCGACGCGGACCTCACCGTGACGACCCTTGCGCGAACAGGCCACCTGCGCAACGTAGAAGTGTCCGGCGGGGGCCTTGAAGAGGCATTCCTTGCCCTGACCAGTGGACTGAACGCGGATCACCAGAGGAGCGGTTCCTGA